One genomic segment of Candidatus Binataceae bacterium includes these proteins:
- a CDS encoding redoxin domain-containing protein, which produces MRADQEPAATIVPAPQPASEPAPEEVVWVTPPFQPLRALAALALTAIGFGTYEWVLLNFWSSESLGIHERIPWPSYGLIAAALVIALAGVREALRLWSPHAKLGFSLLAIFASAAIGVGGGRFISYTLRGTLNPPFHLAVGVGGRFPAFALPDQHGVIHQGPATQGSRATLVYVYRGDYCAFARHEIADLNSVLPQLRKNGVALIALSADPIDRSKMLSGFLHSDVPLLSDEHETVLGPLGLVQHHRNGEPDNAIPAFFVLDHTGKVRWVFTSPYYRQLPRSGDLIAAVHEVTNSAQP; this is translated from the coding sequence ATGCGCGCCGACCAAGAGCCCGCCGCCACAATCGTTCCCGCCCCGCAACCAGCGTCGGAACCCGCGCCCGAAGAAGTCGTCTGGGTCACCCCGCCCTTCCAACCGTTGCGCGCTCTGGCTGCGCTCGCGCTCACAGCGATCGGCTTCGGAACTTACGAATGGGTGTTGCTCAACTTCTGGTCGTCCGAGTCTCTCGGCATTCACGAACGCATCCCCTGGCCATCGTATGGTCTGATCGCCGCGGCCCTGGTAATCGCGCTGGCCGGCGTGCGAGAGGCCCTGCGGCTGTGGTCGCCCCACGCAAAGCTCGGTTTCTCGCTGCTGGCGATCTTCGCGAGCGCGGCGATCGGAGTCGGCGGCGGGCGATTCATAAGTTACACCTTGCGTGGCACCCTGAATCCGCCGTTTCATCTGGCGGTCGGGGTCGGCGGCAGGTTCCCGGCATTTGCGCTTCCCGACCAGCACGGTGTCATCCACCAGGGTCCTGCGACCCAAGGGTCGAGGGCTACCCTGGTGTACGTCTATCGCGGTGACTACTGTGCGTTTGCCCGCCACGAAATCGCGGATCTGAATTCGGTGCTGCCACAACTGCGGAAAAACGGCGTGGCGCTAATCGCGCTGAGCGCGGATCCAATCGATCGCTCAAAAATGCTGTCCGGCTTTTTGCATTCCGACGTGCCGCTCCTTAGCGATGAGCACGAAACCGTCCTGGGACCGCTCGGGCTGGTCCAGCATCACCGCAACGGTGAGCCCGACAACGCCATTCCGGCTTTTTTTGTGCTCGATCACACCGGCAAGGTGCGGTGGGTTTTTACCTCGCCATATTACCGGCAGCTGCCACGCTCTGGCGATCTGATCGCAGCGGTGCACGAGGTCACGAACTCGGCGCAACCTTGA
- a CDS encoding isochorismatase family cysteine hydrolase — MQPESTIFYDVDTQRDFLLPGGTLYVSGAERIIPALAALTTMARDNRIRIVCSVDRHFPNDPELKRNGGKHDDHCMDGSEGQKKIAETEPLHPLYIPNHPLSPKEIETALSHQGEIVFEKQEFDVFIGNRHARAILRMLLEPFRDVVLYGVYTEICVAHAVEGLTQLGPKLTIVSDAIADIGDDADAIRHKWRHAGIEFATVAELKELIPA, encoded by the coding sequence GTGCAACCGGAATCTACAATATTCTACGACGTTGACACGCAGCGCGATTTCCTACTCCCGGGCGGCACGCTGTACGTCTCCGGCGCGGAGCGGATCATCCCGGCACTTGCAGCGCTTACCACGATGGCGCGGGACAATCGCATCCGCATCGTGTGCTCCGTGGATCGCCATTTTCCCAACGACCCGGAACTCAAACGCAACGGCGGCAAGCACGACGATCACTGCATGGACGGCAGCGAGGGACAGAAAAAAATCGCCGAGACCGAGCCGCTCCATCCGCTCTATATCCCCAACCATCCGCTCAGCCCCAAAGAGATCGAGACCGCGCTGAGTCACCAGGGGGAAATCGTGTTCGAGAAACAGGAGTTCGACGTGTTTATTGGCAACCGGCACGCGCGCGCGATCCTGCGGATGTTGCTGGAGCCGTTTCGCGACGTAGTGCTCTACGGCGTGTACACGGAAATCTGCGTCGCTCATGCGGTGGAGGGTCTCACCCAGCTTGGCCCAAAGCTCACGATCGTGAGCGACGCGATAGCCGATATCGGCGACGATGCCGATGCCATTCGGCATAAGTGGAGGCACGCGGGAATCGAATTCGCGACGGTTGCCGAGCTCAAAGAACTCATTCCAGCCTGA